The Candidatus Saccharibacteria bacterium oral taxon 955 DNA segment TTGGTGCAAAAGCCACCACCCCTACGCTCCACCAAAACTGGCCACACCTTTGCCGGTTGGTACAAGGAGGCTGGTCTAGTTACGCCTGGAACTTCGCCACCGACACTATGCCAGCGAGCGACACCACCCTCTACGCCAAGTGACAATTAACAGTACAAGATACATTACGATGCCAACACTGGACCGGTGGCGCACCCAGACACTGTCTCTAATACGACACACCGTCCAGATTGCCACAACGGCTTCCCAAACCGGCCACAGCTTCACCGGCTGGAACACTGCCCTACGGTGCAGGTACACCATACGCCCCAGGCGCCAACTTCACCTCACTGTGACATTACCCTTTATGCCAATGGCAAGTAAACAACTACACCCTCCACTTCGACAGCAAGGGTGCTCTAACGTACCAGACCAAACTGTTGCCTTTGGTGCAAAAGCACCACCCTACCGCTCCAACCAAACTGGCCACCTTTGCCGTTGGTACAAGAGGCTGGTCTAGTTAACGCTGGAACTTCGCCACCGACACTATGCCAGCGAGCGACACCACCCTCTACGCCAAGTGGACAATTAACCAGTACAAGATACATTACGATCAACCTGGCACCGGTGGCGCAACCCCAGACACTGTCTCTAACTACGACACCACCGTCCAGATTGCCAACAACGGCTTCACCAAACCGGCCACAGCTTCACCGCTGGAACACTGCCCTAACGGTGCAGGTACACCATACGCCCAGCGCCAACTTCCACCTCACTGGTGACATTACCCTTTATGCCCAATGGCAAGTAAACAACTACACCTCCACTTCGACAGCAAGGGTGGCTCTAACGTACCAGACCAACTGTTGCCTTTGGTGCAAAAGCCACCACCCTACCGCTCCAACCAAAACTGGCCACACCTTTGCCGGTTGGTACAAGGAGGCTGGTCTAGTTAACGCTGGAACTTCGCCACCGACACTATGCCAGCGAGCGACACACCCTCTACGCCAAGTGGACAATTAACCAGTACAAGATACATTACGATGCCAACACTGGCACCGGTGGCGCAACCCCAGACACTGTCTCTAATACGACACCACCGTCCAGATTGCCAACAACGGCTTCACCAAACCGGCCACAGCTTCACCGGCTGGAACACTGCCCTAACGGTGCAGGTACACCATACGCCCAGGCGCCAACTTCCACCTCACTGGTGACATTACCTTTATGCCCAATGGCAAGTAAACAACTACACCCTCCACTTCGACAGCAAGGGTGGCTCTAACGTACCAGACCAAACTGTTGCCTTTGGTGCAAAAGCCACCACCCCTACCGCTCCAACCAAAACTGGCCACACCTTTGCCGGTTGGTACAAGGAGCTGGTCTAGTTAACGCCTGGAACTTCGCCACCGACACTATGCCAGCGAGCGACACCACCCTCTACGCCAAGTGGACAATTAACCAGTACAAGATACATTACGATGCCAACACTGGCACCGGTGGCGCAACCCCAGACACTGTCTCTAACTACGACACCACCGTCCAGATTGCCAACAACGGCTTCACCAAAACCGGCCACAGCTTCACCGGCTGGAACACTGCCCCTAACGGTGCAGGTACACCATACGCCCCAGGCGCCAACTTCCACCTCACTGGTGACATTACCCTTTATGCCCAATGGCAAGATACTCAGCCGCCGGTCGCTCCTGCTGCTGCCCCTGATATGACAGCCACATCAGACACTGGCGATAGTGATTCAGATAATATTACTAATAAAAATAAACCGGTCTTTAAGTTGGTTTGTACTGAGGTGGGTAGTACACTTACACTGTATGTTGATGGTGCCGCTAATGGGACTGTAAATTGCGCAAATGTCGGCCCGGTAGACATGGTACCGACTGCGCCGCTGACCGAGGGCAATCATTCTGTTACGTTCAAAGAATCGGACGCAGCAGGTAACGAGTCGCCGAGCTCGCCCGCTTTGGCTGTTACGATAGATACAACCGCTCCAGCTGCCCCGACAGTAACAATGGACCCAGTAACAGCTGATAATACTATCAATTCTGTCGAGGCGGCTGCACAGCAGTTCATCCGCGGCTCGGTAACCGGCGCTCATCCCGGTGATAAAGCCAGATTGACTATTAACGGTGTGATATATGAGGCCACGATTGATGCTACTGGCAGATTCTCTGTGACAGTCCCAGGTACTGAGCTCGTGTCGGATCCCGACCGTACGATTGACGTTGTTGTGACGGCATCTGATGTCGCTGGCAACACAACTAGTATCAACTCGTCGAAGACCTATAATGTTGATGCTAATGTCGTAGTACCACCGGCGAGGGCTACTCTCAAGGCATCTTCTGATACCGGCAGTAGCGATTCAGACAATATCACTAAAAATACGAGGCCAGTAGTAACGTTGCAGTGCATATCTGCTACTGATAAACTACACCTTATAGTTGATGGTGTTGAGGTGCAAGTTGTTAATTGTACATCGGCGGGGCCAATAGAGGTTACTTTGCCTAACGCTCTATCTGACGGTAGTCACACTGTGACCTATAGTCGGGAAACCTCGGCAGGCAACGTATCGGCGCCATCAATGCCGCTGACATTAACTATAGATACGACTGCGCCAACTGGTGCGCTCACTACGCAACAAGCGACGGTCGCTTCACCGGCTCTGAGCGGTACGGTAAATGACCCGACCGCGACGGTGGTTGTGACGATTAACGGCGTTGACTACCCTGCGTAGTCGCAGGTGGCATATGGACACTGCCGTCAAATTCTATTGCCGCGCTTGGTGATGGAGCGTATACGGTCAAGATGAAGTTTACAGATATTGCTGGTAATGTGTCGGTTACTCAAGGAGTATTGACAATTTCCCTTCCTTCGTCGCCTTTAACTCCGCAGCTACCGCAACCTGGCGGCGTAGGTGTTGCGACTCCAGAACAGAATAAGAAAAAGAGCCACTCATCTCTGGCTGGCACCGGTGACAACCTCTACTTAATCATTGGTGTGTGTGCCTCACGATTGCGGCCGGCTCTATCGGTCTATATCGTTTGCGACGACGCGTGAGATAGCGTTAGGTTAATGAACGGCTGTAGTGTTTTGGTTAATACAGGGTAGTTCTATAGTGCTTGCTATTTAGTTGTTTTTATGTAGTGCTCTAAAATTTGAGCATCCCTAAGGACCATAAACTTAGTCCTATACACCGAATCATAGCTCGCGGCTCCTTCTGCCTTTTCTTTGTAAGTGAGTCTGTTCCTGTATGGTTGGCCTGTTACTTTTGCTTCGTATACAAATGAAACTTGTTGGAAGTTTTCCTGTGACTTATATTCGATGGTTATGCCCAGCTCATTAGTTATGATGACAGAGTAACCCAGCTCTTCTCTACATTCACGCCTAAATGCTTCTCGTGGATCCTCCCCATTGTCAATACCGCCACCAGGAAGCTTATATTCATTTTTAGCTTTTTTGTGGATGACGGCTATCTCGCCGTTATCATTCAATACAATTCCTCTAGACCCGAGTCGAGTTATGGGCCGTTCATTGTGATGTATAGGAGGTATATTGAAATTCTCATCGCTGATATGTGCGATTTCTTTTAGGTGTTTTGGTATCTCTATGTTTGGGTTTGAGTGTGAGTGTGTCATATTTCTCCTGATTCGATGCTCAGATTTTTATTCATCAGCCAAAGGCTACGCAACTGGTTTTACAAGTTTAGGGGGACGTTGATTTAAGTTATGTATTTGCAGTCTATCACTCTTAGGCGGTATTCACAATGTAATTCGGTGGCCGCCTCGCTACTCTTTGTTTTTTTGCACTGGTCGATATCTGAGCGTTTAGAATGTCGCGGTGATGGACCTGTCGTCAGTATATTCTTTAACGATTACATACTTGTATCGTGGTGTTTGTTAGATCCTACAGCGGTAATCTTCAGGAGGCGCGCCGGAAAAGCCTGACTTCGTTGACCTGTAGGTGTCCTCGGAATTGATATTTAACGTGTTGTTTGCTAGACTACATATAGTCGTAGCGTCTGTAAAGTTGTCAGCGAGCTGCCTATCGACAACTCCAACTCCGTTGTTTGACGCTAAACCGGTGATTCGTCTACTAGCTAGGGGCGAATCACTGGAAACCAAGTTACGCTTGATATGTTTTGTGATACATTTATAGACGAGCTCCTGATGGATTACTAACAGGACTTGTGCCTGTAGCAGATTCTAGATCGCTACCCGCCGGGGTAACGCCCGCAAGTCGTCGTCCATCAGGGGCGTACCAAGCTTTGCTTGGGCTTTTTAATACCTACCCCTCTTGAGCCAATTATATTTACCGCCAATTTCATTAGTGGTAAACGTTTGCTCGCTTCGCTTTCTAAAAAGGTGTGTTTTGTAATATAACATTAGATATTGGACATAATTTGTAGACGGTGTTGACGGTAGCGAAGTTTACGTTTCAGTACCATTCAATATAACACTACTGTAAAACCTTCTTGACCCTACTCATACTCGTAAATACGTTTCAGTACCATTCAATATAACACTACTGTAAAACATTCTTGACCAGACAATCATCTCTGGCGCGGTTTCAGTACCATTCAATATAACACTACTGTAAAACATGTCGGTAAATCTTGATAAGATAGCCAAAGTTTCAGTACCATTCAATATAACACTACTGTAAAACCGCCACCAGAAAATGTCACGGCGACTATGGGTTTCAGTACCATTCAATATAACACTACTGTAAAACCCTTTGTGCGGTGGCTCCAGCAAATTACGGGTTTCAGTACCATTCAATATAACACTACTGTAAAACGCAATTGTGCAAATCGTCTCAAACTCAGCTGTTTCAGTACCATTCAATATAACACTACTGTAAAACTCAACTCGCTTATGTTGTGCGTTGTTTTCAGTTTCAGTACCATTCAATATAACACTACTGTAAAACGTTCGAGCGGTATGTTTCCCATGCAGATATGTTTCAGTACCATTCAATATAACACTACTGTAAAACATGTTGAATAAAGCAACGACAAGACAGAAAGTTTCAGTACCATTCAATATAACACTACTGTAAAACAGCACAAGGCTTGAAGTGGACCGAGCAACGGTTTCAGTACCATTCAATATAACACTACTGTAAAACGTAATGCTGCCAGTGCTTCCTTGCTGGCTGGTTTCAGTACCATTCAATATAACACTACTGTAAAACAGGTTTGCCACATTGTTGTCCTTGTCGTAGGTTTCAGTACCATTCAATATAACACTACTGTAAAACCTCAATTGTAAGGTTTTACAGGGGTGAACATGATAGCGCTTACTCCTGTTGTTATTATGAATTGGTACTAAAATCATACAAATCGTCATCAATAACGAGAATGTTCTCCTCGTTTAACTTATCTTTACAGTTTTTCTCAATAAAAAGTACTGAAAAATGATTGTTTTGTACATATTGTAAAAGAGCCTGTAGCTCGCAGTGTGACAATAATTGGCGCTGGTTTATCAAAATCACTAAACGTTTTGATAATAATTGCTGAGCTGAATCTATAATACCATAAAGCTTGTCAAGATAGTTATTCTTCTCGTTGGCTTCTAGTCCTACGTGAGCCATCTTCATGATGTCATTGATAGATATATCTGTTTGATAGTTTATACTTTGTGAGAAATTAGTATTTATAGCGCTAAGAACATCCAAAATGTCTGCTTCTATTTGTGCCAGTTTGGCTATGTCGATGTCGCTATTGTCTTGGATGTTTTTATATAGGGCCGCTGTGATAGTTCGATTGGCTAGATCGTAGGAATATATATCTGTGATAACCAGGGTGTCTTTTGCGAAGTTCAACGGATTGTGATCACTGTTGTAAATAACAGTGCGGTTGTTATCTTCCCTTTTAGTGTATATATCAAGCATATCTTCAACGACTCTTCTGAAGAATAGGTTATTATGTACAATCAGGGTCGCAATGCCGCCGTCATCTGGTATTGATAGCGTATTATCGAATCCTGAAATGCTAATATTCATAAAACCACTGTCCTGTCGGTGCTTTGAATTGATAGCTCCTCATACTCCCCTGCCAAATATTCCATTGAGGCGAATTGCCGCTCGGTTATTGTCAGTAGCTGGATAACACCGTTGTCGGGTATGATTTTCTTTAGCCTGTCGTAGGTTGATTTTTCATTGGTGGAGTTGAGCACTAGCTTGCTGTAGACGGATTGTTGCATCATGACGAAGCCTTCTTGGGTAAGTTGTTTGCGGAATGTCGCGTATATTTTGCGCTCGCGAGCGCTAACCATTGGTAAGTCAAAAAATAATATCATTCTCATATATCGTAACTTCATACTTATATTAGTTCGTATTCGGGCAGATCTTTGTTGCTGCCCTCTTCCATTGCTCTAAAAAATAACTTTACATAAATGTTGATCGCGTTTGACAGGAATTGTTCTTTACCAAGAATAATGACTTTGTGGTTGAGAATATCAATGAGGCGACTCTTGAAGAAGTCATCAAACGCGAAACTTCGACACTTATACACTTCACGGTCAACGATAGGGCGGAATGGCTCCATGAGATCGCAGGTGAGGTTAAAAGGATTGTATTCATTGCAGTGGTTAACGCCCATAGTAGTTGAATAGCCGGCTGAAGTAATTTCCCTATTGAAAGCTGAAAGGAGAATTGAATAACCATAGTTAAGCGCTGCGTTTATGTCGCTGGAGCTATCACGCGAAAACTGCGGACCAAATAATTCTTTGAAGTAGAATTTGGCAGCATGAGCTTCGCGATTGGTAGTATCTCCAGATAATACTGATGCGGCAAAATTCATAAGCGTTTCGCAGGAGGTTTGGTTGGAGGTTTCTCTATAGACCACCTGAGCTTGCTTGATGATTTTTTGAGCAACGATTCTCTGCCAGATTTTATCTTTGGCAGTCTGAGGCCATTGGATTTGACGGTGCATTTGCTTGCTGGCATTATGCGCGCCGTAATACGGTATTATCTCGCTGTATGGATTGCGCTGGTGATCACAGAATATTATTTTCACCTTGTAGCGAGCCAGCTCACAAAGCAGATAGGCAGTGATGTTGACGGCGGTATTTTCGATAATTAAAGTGCCTATTTCGCTGATGTGGAGAGCTTTTTCTTTACCGTCGCTGATGATAAGCATGTAGTCATTTTTATAGCTCAGTTTGCAACGATTCTTGACGATGACAGTTCGCCAAGACATGCCTTATAGATCCCGTCCTAACGACTTTCCGTCTAATTTTCGGCGATGTAATCCAGTGATAGATTCGTAAACAAAGGTAAGTTTGGTTGGGTCAAGAGATTTGCCCGCCATACGGCCAAAGGAGTTTGGTAGACCTAGCTCTGGAAATACAGGTTTATTCTCGCTGCCTTTCATATCTACCCTATCGGAACCAGCATGCGTAGCTCTTAACACCAGGCCAATGACCTTGATTCTATCATCTAGTGATAGTTCGCTGTATTCAGCTAATGCGCTCTGGGCATTAGGGCCAGCATTTCCGAATTGCTGGTATTGATTAGCGAGCTTCTCGGCATAAATTCCCCAAAACTTCTCTACTCCGTCAATAACTTTGTCTCTTCTCTCGATCTGCTTATTGCGCTTGTTCTGTAGCTCGTCGTCGCTGGTGGCTTGCTCTTCTGTGATAGTGATTCGCGGAATTCCCTGCTTGAGGGCGACTGCTACGGCGTATTCAATATTATAAGGCAACTTCAGCTGTTTGGCATTGGTAACTTCGCTGCTGCCGACAATAAACTGTTCGTTGCCTTCATGCTCAATTTTTTGATTGATTGGTATTTTAGAAATAAGAACTTTTGCTTGTTTATAGTTGTTGCGGATATATTCGTTGATTGAACCCGGTTTAGTTTTTTCTAGTGTATAAATTTGAGTTGGCACGCTGATAATCTCGTTTACAAAAACATCCTTGTTACGCACCTGTTTAAGATATCTTATGGCCATAAAATAGGCTGCTTTTCTCCCTGAATAGCCACCGTATTTATCGACTGGCAGGTTCGCTTTTCTGGTGATCATGGTGGCGCCAGAATTTTTACCGTAAATAGTCTGGTCGTAGAATTGATTGTCTCCAATTTCAGTTTTCTTTGTAATCAGGCAGTCATTGTATTTCATCGTTCGGTCTATGATATCGTGTGTGATTTTACTCTGCCAGATAATTTCACCAGTTTCTGTATTGGCAAGATCGTAGCTCATTGACGCGAGGATAAAGCTGCTGCGATCCATGTTGGTCTGTTTTTTAGATTTGAACTTCATGTATTCACCGTAGACGAAAGCCTTATCTAGCTTTGGATAACGAATCTTTATATATTGCGCTAGTACTGCGGCTAGATAGGCGTCTTTGGCATGGTGTAAATCGTTGACCTCGCGACATTTTGGCAAGTCATGAATGCGACGGTATTCTGAGCTCATGCCAGCACGAATGGTAAATACTTCGGTAGCTGAGTCATGATATTTTTCGGTCAGTATTCTGGCTAGGTGCTTGGTAATTTGCCGTGTCTCAACGAGTTGGCGATTAACGAAGCCGGCGACGCGGTCTTCAGACAGTTGCTTTTGGCTCGTTAGGCGTTGAAACTTAAGCTGCGACATGAGTTTGGCGTTTTTCAGAGATGTCCAAATCGGGCGCATATGGTTTTGGATATCGGGCGCGATAGGATAATCATCAAGTTTCCGCTGGTTCTCTTTGCGTAGCACCAATACAGTATTGTCTAGCGAATCGTCTTTGGTTAGTGACCGCGGCAAGATGTGGTCAATCTCACTATCTCTGAGATCGTTTTCGATGTCGAGCGGGTTGCCTGTATAAGCGCACTTGC contains these protein-coding regions:
- the cas2 gene encoding CRISPR-associated endonuclease Cas2; amino-acid sequence: MKLRYMRMILFFDLPMVSARERKIYATFRKQLTQEGFVMMQQSVYSKLVLNSTNEKSTYDRLKKIIPDNGVIQLLTITERQFASMEYLAGEYEELSIQSTDRTVVL
- a CDS encoding NUDIX domain-containing protein, which produces MTHSHSNPNIEIPKHLKEIAHISDENFNIPPIHHNERPITRLGSRGIVLNDNGEIAVIHKKAKNEYKLPGGGIDNGEDPREAFRRECREELGYSVIITNELGITIEYKSQENFQQVSFVYEAKVTGQPYRNRLTYKEKAEGAASYDSVYRTKFMVLRDAQILEHYIKTTK
- the cas1 gene encoding type II CRISPR-associated endonuclease Cas1 yields the protein MSWRTVIVKNRCKLSYKNDYMLIISDGKEKALHISEIGTLIIENTAVNITAYLLCELARYKVKIIFCDHQRNPYSEIIPYYGAHNASKQMHRQIQWPQTAKDKIWQRIVAQKIIKQAQVVYRETSNQTSCETLMNFAASVLSGDTTNREAHAAKFYFKELFGPQFSRDSSSDINAALNYGYSILLSAFNREITSAGYSTTMGVNHCNEYNPFNLTCDLMEPFRPIVDREVYKCRSFAFDDFFKSRLIDILNHKVIILGKEQFLSNAINIYVKLFFRAMEEGSNKDLPEYELI
- a CDS encoding Ig-like domain-containing protein, whose product is MVQGAGLVNAWNFATDTMPASDTTLYAKWTINQYKIHYDANTGTGGATPDTVSNYDTTVQIANNGFTKTGHSFTGWNTAPNGAGTPYAPGANFHLTGDITLYAQWQDTQPPVAPAAAPDMTATSDTGDSDSDNITNKNKPVFKLVCTEVGSTLTLYVDGAANGTVNCANVGPVDMVPTAPLTEGNHSVTFKESDAAGNESPSSPALAVTIDTTAPAAPTVTMDPVTADNTINSVEAAAQQFIRGSVTGAHPGDKARLTINGVIYEATIDATGRFSVTVPGTELVSDPDRTIDVVVTASDVAGNTTSINSSKTYNVDANVVVPPARATLKASSDTGSSDSDNITKNTRPVVTLQCISATDKLHLIVDGVEVQVVNCTSAGPIEVTLPNALSDGSHTVTYSRETSAGNVSAPSMPLTLTIDTTAPTGALTTQQATVASPALSGTVNDPTATVVVTINGVDYPA
- the csn2 gene encoding type II-A CRISPR-associated protein Csn2; this translates as MNISISGFDNTLSIPDDGGIATLIVHNNLFFRRVVEDMLDIYTKREDNNRTVIYNSDHNPLNFAKDTLVITDIYSYDLANRTITAALYKNIQDNSDIDIAKLAQIEADILDVLSAINTNFSQSINYQTDISINDIMKMAHVGLEANEKNNYLDKLYGIIDSAQQLLSKRLVILINQRQLLSHCELQALLQYVQNNHFSVLFIEKNCKDKLNEENILVIDDDLYDFSTNS